From a single Planctellipticum variicoloris genomic region:
- a CDS encoding BamA/OMP85 family outer membrane protein: MTHSACDASHSQNLVRPPNFSAWAAPLLCLFAFAANGGPAFSAPPEDFRERSQPSELAEADQSANEPEGLLAEVKIEGNSTISSEDIARQIRLRPGRPASQKLIQDDVDALVRLRWFARVEPILKQTDDGLVLTFKVLERPIVKHVEFKGNKKVKKEKFEGITNLKPGSPFDPAANKECARRIEKFYHEKGYVFAIVDLECGGEAEDRDVVFLITEGPKVAVSGFKFRGNESFNSQLLRTKLTTKPQILWLFGGKYDPTTVTDDVGAIKAYYYSLGYFDVQIEHKLAFTDDKSKVQIQYDIDEGPRYKIRKVEFNGNDVIPEPTLRSDLTISNGEFFSARKINIDVQKMLGRYGEQGRLFAKVDAVPIYLTEPGQVDLEFRIDEANPTRLREIRVHMQGDHPHTRTHLVRNIMRLHPGDLADPNLIRQSKTRIEGSGYFDHGPENGVRLEIRPVNEPDWISDTDLKLARGQSGPFTQVRVGGHTTAKPLVDADDYKAGPPVEEEEEEEEEEVRHGATGVEPVTGRLFNAPAAGSNDILPFVARGQSRGPLPEPQDFINDNSPQGNPLSDALRNPGPDDWVQPAPPDFVDIDAYLTEARTGRLMFGVGVNSNAGVVGNIVLSEDNFDILRPPTSWDDVWNGTAWRGAGQKFRIEALPGTQVSRYMVDWQDPYFLDTDYNLGVSGFYFQRFYEYWTEQRLGGRVRVGKQLTRDLSASLSVRLEDVQISNIPTFSPQDLRDVYGDNFLSTVRGSLIHDTRDAAMMPSAGHYMEFSLEQAFAEFNYFRVEAEGRQYFTTYQRPDGYGKHVLTLRGDLGWTESSTPVFERFYAGGFQNFRGFAFRGVSPTEDGIRTGGTWMALGGAEYSIPVTANEMIRVVGFTDFGTVSDQVTLDDFRLSVGGGLRIMVPMMGPVPIALDWSVPILKGDFDNTQLFSFYVGINR; encoded by the coding sequence ATGACGCACTCCGCCTGCGACGCTTCGCACAGCCAGAACCTGGTGCGCCCGCCGAACTTTTCGGCCTGGGCGGCGCCCCTGCTCTGCCTGTTCGCGTTCGCCGCGAATGGCGGCCCAGCCTTCTCCGCTCCTCCCGAGGACTTCCGGGAACGCTCACAACCGTCGGAACTGGCGGAAGCCGATCAGTCCGCCAATGAGCCGGAGGGCTTGCTGGCGGAAGTGAAGATCGAAGGGAATTCGACGATCTCCAGCGAGGACATCGCCCGGCAGATCCGCCTGCGTCCGGGCCGCCCGGCCAGCCAGAAGCTGATTCAGGACGACGTCGACGCTCTCGTGCGACTGCGGTGGTTTGCTCGCGTCGAACCGATTCTGAAACAGACCGATGACGGCCTGGTGCTGACCTTCAAAGTTCTCGAACGTCCGATCGTGAAGCACGTCGAGTTCAAAGGAAATAAGAAGGTCAAGAAGGAGAAGTTCGAGGGGATCACCAACCTGAAGCCCGGCAGCCCCTTTGATCCCGCAGCCAATAAAGAGTGCGCCCGTCGAATTGAGAAGTTCTACCACGAGAAGGGTTACGTCTTCGCGATCGTCGACCTGGAATGCGGGGGCGAAGCGGAAGACCGGGATGTCGTTTTTCTGATCACCGAAGGTCCGAAGGTTGCCGTCTCCGGTTTCAAATTCCGCGGCAACGAATCCTTCAACAGTCAGTTGCTGCGAACCAAGCTGACCACCAAGCCCCAGATCCTCTGGCTGTTTGGCGGCAAGTACGACCCGACCACCGTGACCGACGACGTCGGCGCGATCAAAGCCTACTACTACTCCCTGGGCTACTTCGACGTACAGATTGAGCACAAGCTCGCCTTCACCGACGACAAGTCCAAAGTGCAGATTCAGTACGACATCGACGAAGGCCCCCGCTACAAGATTCGCAAGGTCGAATTCAACGGGAACGATGTGATTCCCGAGCCGACTCTGCGGAGCGATCTCACCATCTCCAACGGCGAGTTCTTCAGCGCCCGCAAGATCAATATCGACGTTCAGAAAATGCTTGGCCGCTACGGCGAGCAGGGCCGGCTGTTTGCGAAGGTCGACGCCGTTCCGATCTATCTGACCGAGCCGGGCCAGGTCGACCTGGAGTTTCGCATTGATGAAGCGAATCCGACCCGCCTGCGGGAGATTCGCGTGCACATGCAGGGGGACCATCCGCACACCCGCACGCACCTCGTGCGAAACATCATGCGGCTGCATCCCGGCGATCTGGCCGATCCGAATCTCATTCGCCAGTCCAAGACGCGAATCGAGGGTTCGGGATACTTTGACCACGGCCCCGAAAACGGCGTGCGACTCGAAATCCGACCGGTCAATGAGCCCGACTGGATCTCGGACACCGATCTGAAACTCGCTCGCGGCCAGAGCGGCCCATTCACGCAGGTGCGGGTCGGCGGACATACCACCGCCAAGCCGCTGGTCGACGCGGACGACTACAAGGCCGGTCCGCCGGTCGAAGAAGAAGAAGAAGAAGAAGAAGAAGAAGTGCGACATGGCGCGACTGGCGTCGAGCCGGTCACGGGTCGGTTATTTAACGCTCCGGCTGCGGGAAGCAACGACATCCTGCCGTTCGTCGCCCGCGGACAGAGCCGCGGTCCGCTGCCGGAACCTCAGGACTTCATCAACGACAACAGCCCGCAGGGGAATCCCCTCAGCGACGCGCTGCGGAATCCCGGCCCGGACGACTGGGTACAGCCCGCGCCGCCCGACTTCGTGGACATTGACGCCTATCTGACGGAGGCGCGGACGGGGCGGCTGATGTTTGGCGTGGGGGTCAACAGCAACGCCGGCGTCGTCGGCAACATTGTCCTCAGCGAAGACAACTTCGACATTCTGCGTCCGCCGACGAGCTGGGACGACGTCTGGAACGGAACGGCTTGGCGGGGCGCCGGCCAGAAGTTCCGCATCGAGGCTCTGCCCGGCACCCAGGTCAGCCGTTACATGGTGGACTGGCAGGATCCGTACTTCCTGGACACCGACTACAACCTGGGGGTCAGCGGTTTCTACTTCCAGCGGTTCTACGAGTACTGGACCGAACAGCGGCTGGGCGGACGCGTCCGGGTTGGCAAGCAACTGACGCGGGACCTGTCGGCTTCGTTGTCCGTCCGGCTCGAAGACGTGCAGATCAGCAATATTCCGACGTTCTCGCCGCAGGATCTGAGAGACGTCTACGGCGACAACTTCCTGTCGACGGTTCGCGGCTCGCTGATCCACGATACCCGCGACGCGGCGATGATGCCGTCCGCCGGTCACTACATGGAGTTCTCCCTGGAGCAGGCCTTCGCCGAATTCAACTACTTCCGGGTGGAAGCGGAAGGCCGACAATACTTTACGACGTATCAACGGCCAGACGGCTACGGCAAGCACGTGCTGACCCTGCGGGGCGACCTGGGCTGGACGGAATCCAGCACGCCGGTCTTCGAACGGTTCTATGCAGGCGGTTTCCAGAATTTCCGGGGTTTCGCCTTCCGCGGCGTGAGCCCGACTGAGGACGGCATTCGGACCGGCGGCACCTGGATGGCGCTGGGAGGGGCGGAATACTCAATTCCCGTCACGGCCAACGAAATGATCCGCGTCGTGGGCTTCACGGACTTCGGCACGGTCAGCGACCAGGTGACCCTGGATGACTTCCGGCTGTCGGTCGGCGGCGGCTTGCGAATCATGGTTCCGATGATGGGTCCGGTGCCGATCGCCCTCGACTGGAGCGTGCCGATTCTCAAGGGTGACTTCGACAACACCCAGCTCTTCAGCTTCTACGTGGGCATCAACCGGTAG
- the thpR gene encoding RNA 2',3'-cyclic phosphodiesterase produces the protein MGIARRMFVAVRVPPLPRLHHVAEELRGMGTALRVVPSKNWHLTLKFLGDTTTEQADRVVELLGQIAAATRPVSLRIAGTGVFPHPRRPKVVWAGVEPRDALDGLVAELETGCDLLGFARETRTWQPHLTLAYVKHRPPDELDTLLQRTAMTHFGEIEVRELELVESTLTPDGPVYTTIASAMLQLS, from the coding sequence ATGGGAATTGCCAGACGCATGTTTGTCGCCGTCCGCGTCCCCCCCCTCCCGCGACTGCATCACGTAGCCGAAGAGCTCCGCGGAATGGGCACGGCGCTGCGCGTCGTCCCGTCGAAGAACTGGCACCTGACTCTGAAGTTTCTGGGAGACACGACCACTGAGCAGGCCGACCGGGTCGTTGAACTGCTGGGGCAGATTGCTGCCGCAACCCGGCCAGTCTCTCTGCGGATTGCGGGAACCGGCGTCTTTCCCCATCCCCGCCGACCAAAAGTCGTCTGGGCCGGCGTCGAGCCTCGCGACGCGCTGGACGGTCTCGTCGCCGAGCTGGAGACCGGCTGCGATTTGCTCGGTTTTGCCCGCGAAACCAGAACCTGGCAGCCCCATCTGACGCTGGCTTATGTGAAGCACCGCCCGCCCGATGAACTCGACACGCTGCTGCAGCGCACGGCGATGACGCATTTTGGAGAGATCGAGGTCCGCGAACTGGAACTTGTCGAATCAACTCTGACACCGGACGGACCGGTCTACACCACCATTGCCAGCGCCATGCTGCAGCTCTCGTAG
- the ispF gene encoding 2-C-methyl-D-erythritol 2,4-cyclodiphosphate synthase — MEVRVGLGHDRHRLCPGRPLILGGVRIEHELGLDGHSDADVLLHAVTDALLGALGLGDIGEWFPNTDPRWQGADSVIFVQAATREVRSRGWEIGNLDCTLHAERPKLSPLKPAIRSRLAELLEIAEDRINVKAKTGERVGPIGRQEAIDADAIVLLTRS; from the coding sequence ATGGAAGTTCGCGTCGGGCTCGGACACGATCGCCATCGGCTCTGTCCGGGCCGACCGCTGATTCTCGGGGGCGTGCGAATCGAGCACGAACTGGGACTGGACGGACACAGCGACGCCGACGTGCTGCTCCATGCCGTGACCGACGCGCTGCTCGGTGCGCTGGGCCTGGGGGACATCGGGGAATGGTTTCCCAATACCGATCCCCGCTGGCAGGGGGCGGACTCCGTGATCTTTGTTCAGGCAGCCACGCGGGAGGTCCGCAGCCGCGGCTGGGAGATTGGAAATCTGGACTGCACCCTCCACGCTGAGCGTCCGAAGCTCTCGCCGCTGAAGCCGGCCATCCGTTCCCGGCTGGCGGAACTGCTGGAGATCGCCGAGGACCGGATTAACGTGAAGGCGAAGACCGGCGAGCGCGTCGGTCCCATCGGTCGCCAGGAAGCGATCGACGCCGACGCGATCGTGCTGCTGACCCGGTCGTGA
- the ruvA gene encoding Holliday junction branch migration protein RuvA, whose amino-acid sequence MITRITGKLERLNETEAWVAAGPFVYEVYVPEFVRRHLQGEVGSTVTLRTIEYIEGNPQQGRLTPRMIGFLSDAEVEFFDAIGSVDGMGVKKTLRAMVRPVREIAEAIEEQNIKELSLLPGIGPAMAERIVAKLRRKMAKFALMIARDFPSAPSSERTVLSDAFEALISLGYTAPEARQKIDAVAGTKQKFKTVEDVILAIYQLGRD is encoded by the coding sequence TTGATCACGCGGATCACGGGGAAGCTGGAGCGGTTGAACGAGACTGAGGCGTGGGTGGCGGCGGGGCCGTTCGTCTACGAAGTTTACGTTCCCGAGTTCGTCCGTCGGCACTTGCAGGGCGAAGTCGGTTCGACCGTCACTCTGCGGACCATCGAGTACATCGAGGGGAATCCGCAGCAGGGGCGGCTGACCCCCCGGATGATCGGATTTCTCTCCGATGCGGAGGTGGAGTTTTTCGACGCGATCGGGTCCGTGGACGGCATGGGGGTCAAGAAGACGCTGCGGGCGATGGTCCGTCCCGTGCGGGAGATCGCGGAAGCGATCGAGGAACAGAATATCAAGGAACTGAGCCTGCTGCCGGGCATCGGCCCCGCGATGGCCGAACGGATCGTGGCCAAGCTCCGCCGGAAGATGGCGAAGTTCGCCCTGATGATCGCCCGCGATTTTCCATCGGCCCCCTCTTCCGAACGGACAGTTCTGAGCGATGCCTTCGAGGCGCTGATCAGCCTGGGGTATACGGCTCCGGAAGCTCGCCAGAAAATCGACGCGGTTGCGGGCACGAAGCAGAAGTTCAAGACGGTCGAAGACGTGATTCTGGCGATCTATCAGCTTGGGCGGGATTGA